One Desulfitibacter sp. BRH_c19 genomic region harbors:
- a CDS encoding heterodisulfide reductase subunit B: MTLKYAYYPGCSLNSTGVEYNQSAKAVAKHLGVQLEEIDDWNCCGASAAHNTSHLLSIALPARSLALSEKQGLDVAVPCAACFNRMKAAQVEVRESKEMKQTISEVIGMEYEAKYEVKPLLDVLVNDVGLDKIKEAVTRPLTGLKVASYYGCLLVRPPKTMCFDDVEDPMTMDNLVEALGGEPVDWSYKVECCGAGHSTAKPSVGIPMIRDILKNAKLNGANCILTACPLCFLNLDMRQKEASQLHNETYELPVFYFTQLMGLAIGYSAKELFINKHFVDPMKLLEEKDIFRHPDTRREKA; this comes from the coding sequence ATGACTTTAAAATATGCTTATTACCCCGGTTGTTCTCTAAATTCTACCGGTGTTGAATACAATCAATCTGCCAAAGCAGTTGCAAAGCATTTAGGCGTACAATTAGAAGAAATAGATGATTGGAATTGCTGTGGTGCTTCAGCTGCCCACAATACAAGTCACCTTTTGTCAATAGCGCTACCTGCCAGAAGCCTTGCGTTATCGGAAAAGCAAGGACTTGATGTGGCTGTTCCATGTGCTGCATGTTTCAACAGAATGAAGGCGGCGCAAGTGGAAGTTAGAGAATCTAAAGAAATGAAACAAACCATAAGTGAAGTTATTGGTATGGAGTATGAAGCGAAATACGAAGTAAAACCACTTTTGGACGTACTTGTTAATGATGTGGGTCTTGACAAGATTAAAGAGGCTGTAACTAGACCTTTAACAGGATTAAAGGTGGCTTCTTACTATGGATGTCTATTAGTAAGACCACCAAAAACTATGTGTTTTGATGATGTAGAAGATCCAATGACAATGGATAATTTAGTTGAGGCATTAGGCGGGGAACCAGTAGATTGGAGTTATAAAGTAGAATGTTGTGGAGCAGGCCACTCAACTGCTAAACCTAGTGTCGGTATTCCAATGATTAGAGATATTCTTAAAAATGCTAAATTAAATGGTGCTAATTGTATTTTGACTGCATGTCCCCTTTGCTTTTTGAATTTAGATATGAGACAAAAAGAGGCAAGTCAATTACACAATGAAACCTATGAGTTGCCTGTCTTTTATTTCACCCAGCTTATGGGACTTGCAATTGGCTATTCGGCCAAAGAATTATTTATAAACAAACACTTTGTGGATCCAATGAAACTATTAGAAGAAAAAGATATTTTCAGGCATCCAGATACAAGGAGGGAGAAGGCTTGA
- a CDS encoding heterodisulfide reductase subunit C has product MLEEFDISYQLNDSAPIKKQIEELSGEQVKKCYQCGKCTAGCPVAFAMDNPPRKILRLLQVGLAEEALESKSVWICATCETCYARCPRGVDIPRVMEAVRILAKKKGIVPEKNINYFNDLFLKSVKSNGRVHEMGLIVMYNLMSMQPFKDATLAPKLFLDGKISPFPHKVKNPLEIQRLFERVREKEEGGHI; this is encoded by the coding sequence ATGTTGGAGGAATTTGACATTAGCTACCAATTAAATGATAGCGCCCCTATTAAAAAACAAATAGAGGAACTTAGTGGGGAACAGGTAAAAAAGTGTTATCAATGTGGTAAATGTACGGCTGGTTGTCCAGTAGCCTTTGCTATGGACAATCCTCCAAGGAAGATTCTTAGATTGTTACAAGTGGGCTTAGCTGAAGAGGCTTTAGAAAGTAAAAGTGTTTGGATTTGTGCTACTTGTGAAACGTGTTATGCTAGGTGCCCTAGAGGTGTTGATATTCCACGAGTAATGGAAGCAGTAAGAATCTTAGCTAAGAAAAAGGGAATTGTCCCAGAAAAAAACATTAACTATTTTAATGATCTGTTTTTAAAATCTGTGAAAAGTAATGGAAGAGTACATGAAATGGGTTTGATTGTCATGTACAATCTTATGTCAATGCAGCCATTTAAGGATGCAACCTTAGCACCTAAATTGTTCTTGGATGGGAAAATTAGTCCTTTTCCGCATAAAGTAAAAAATCCTTTAGAAATCCAGAGGCTATTTGAAAGAGTTAGGGAGAAGGAAGAAGGGGGTCACATCTAA